A portion of the Oceanispirochaeta sp. M1 genome contains these proteins:
- a CDS encoding ATP-binding protein: MYRNALKDLNAWFDSPRRKPMILRGARQVGKSTLVRLFAKEHNLKLYELNLEKYLSLDKVFKTMNLESILLEIEGICGSISSDENALLFLDEIQSTPYALQALRYFYEEKPELAVIAAGSLLEFTLSDHSFSMPVGRITYYHLGPMSFDEFLLHQDEELHGFYKEHEPGDLMADSRHQALLKYQRDYLYCGGMPEAVLAFQEDPYTVSDVHRSLIDTYQDDFAKYARKSDLIRLQQILNRIPLQVGKKIKYVHLSPDDKAAEVRRVLDLLSKAKLCSLVYHSDCSGIPLRAGRNERVFKILFLDIGLMNHLTGLNWDILRKMDERTLINEGSIAEQFIGQELLLYYHHELHYWLREGKSNNAEVDYVIPHEGKLIPIEVKAGKSGTLKSLHQFMSHKGENRAIRFDMNKPSFQMLEVQVQNKSQYRETLTFSLQSLPLYFAGRLSSIINQWIK, encoded by the coding sequence ATGTATCGAAATGCACTGAAGGATTTGAATGCCTGGTTTGATTCTCCCAGAAGAAAACCAATGATCCTGAGAGGTGCCAGGCAGGTGGGGAAATCAACACTTGTCAGGTTATTTGCCAAAGAACACAATCTTAAACTTTATGAATTGAATCTGGAAAAATATCTTTCACTTGATAAAGTTTTCAAAACAATGAACCTTGAGAGCATTTTACTGGAAATTGAGGGTATATGCGGCTCCATTTCATCAGATGAGAATGCTCTGCTATTTCTGGATGAGATTCAATCGACTCCCTATGCATTGCAGGCTCTCCGTTATTTTTATGAAGAAAAACCAGAGTTAGCGGTTATTGCGGCTGGGTCATTATTAGAGTTTACTCTGTCAGATCATTCCTTTTCCATGCCTGTAGGACGAATTACTTATTATCATCTGGGGCCGATGAGTTTCGATGAGTTTCTGTTACACCAGGATGAAGAACTGCATGGTTTCTATAAGGAACATGAGCCAGGGGATCTTATGGCTGATTCCAGGCATCAGGCTTTATTAAAATATCAGAGAGATTATTTGTATTGTGGGGGCATGCCTGAAGCAGTTCTGGCTTTTCAGGAAGATCCCTATACCGTTTCTGATGTTCATAGATCCTTGATTGATACCTATCAGGATGATTTTGCTAAATACGCCAGAAAATCAGATCTGATCCGTTTACAGCAAATTTTAAATAGAATTCCTCTTCAAGTGGGGAAGAAAATAAAATATGTTCATCTCAGTCCTGATGATAAGGCCGCAGAAGTTCGAAGGGTTCTAGATCTTTTGTCAAAGGCGAAACTCTGTTCCCTTGTTTATCATTCTGATTGTTCGGGAATTCCTCTGAGGGCAGGTCGCAATGAGAGAGTATTTAAAATCCTCTTTCTGGATATCGGATTAATGAATCATTTGACCGGCCTCAACTGGGATATACTTCGCAAGATGGATGAACGGACTTTGATTAATGAAGGAAGTATTGCAGAGCAGTTTATTGGTCAGGAATTGTTATTGTATTATCATCATGAGCTGCATTATTGGCTGCGGGAAGGAAAAAGCAATAATGCTGAGGTCGATTATGTCATTCCTCATGAAGGAAAGCTGATTCCTATTGAAGTAAAAGCAGGAAAAAGCGGAACCCTGAAATCACTTCATCAGTTTATGTCTCATAAGGGGGAGAATAGGGCAATACGCTTTGATATGAACAAACCCTCTTTTCAGATGCTGGAGGTACAGGTGCAGAATAAGAGTCAGTATAGGGAAACTCTGACATTTTCACTTCAATCCCTGCCTCTGTATTTCGCAGGACGTCTATCATCCATTATTAATCAATGGATCAAATGA
- a CDS encoding nucleotidyltransferase domain-containing protein: MERGEILSSISSYFESREEIHTVIVYGSVADGSSGRDSDVDIALASFTALDYKILVQMNADLQIRLHRNIDLIDLDKAKGLIHYKIISKGVRLKYSSRELTGHMIRALDFKTDFLPQLQAMQIKRIEKTAYGT; encoded by the coding sequence ATGGAAAGAGGGGAGATTCTCAGCAGTATAAGCAGTTATTTTGAATCCCGCGAGGAGATCCACACCGTTATTGTCTATGGATCGGTAGCTGATGGAAGTTCAGGACGGGACAGTGATGTAGATATTGCACTGGCCTCATTCACAGCTCTGGATTACAAGATCTTAGTTCAAATGAATGCAGATCTACAGATAAGACTCCACAGAAATATTGACCTTATAGACCTGGATAAGGCGAAAGGTCTTATCCATTACAAGATAATAAGTAAAGGGGTTCGTCTGAAGTATTCAAGCAGAGAACTGACCGGACATATGATCCGGGCCCTGGATTTTAAAACGGACTTTCTACCCCAGTTACAGGCCATGCAGATTAAAAGGATAGAAAAAACAGCCTATGGAACCTGA
- a CDS encoding DUF4956 domain-containing protein, with protein sequence MNEILDIINNPAQAQDFTILTSLIRLGYAFILNLILAIIYKWLNADKIDSHIIMHSIIYIGVIMAGAMMMIASNMVVAFGLIGAVSIVRFRTAVSNPIDMSFIFLGIVVGISCGLAFFLHALILTFFVGFMMIFLSKIKFGMSLPSSFNYEINISFKKINFYDDTIQKLRESLGGDTMLMEIRTSKDKIKVRYTQSLRNRMEVRKVHSDIEEIFSNDSSLDIRIARK encoded by the coding sequence ATGAACGAAATTCTAGATATAATAAATAATCCTGCTCAGGCCCAGGATTTTACTATTCTCACCTCATTGATCCGATTAGGTTATGCCTTTATATTGAATCTTATACTGGCCATTATCTATAAGTGGCTCAATGCAGATAAGATTGATAGTCATATCATTATGCATTCCATCATCTATATCGGTGTGATTATGGCCGGGGCCATGATGATGATCGCCTCAAATATGGTGGTCGCCTTTGGTCTTATCGGTGCTGTCTCCATAGTGCGCTTCAGAACGGCCGTCAGCAACCCCATAGACATGTCCTTTATATTCCTTGGTATTGTTGTGGGGATCTCCTGTGGTCTGGCCTTTTTTCTTCATGCCCTGATTCTGACATTCTTTGTTGGATTTATGATGATTTTTTTAAGTAAGATAAAATTCGGTATGTCCCTTCCTTCCAGTTTTAACTATGAAATCAATATCAGCTTTAAAAAGATAAATTTCTATGATGATACAATTCAAAAACTGAGAGAATCTCTGGGTGGCGATACAATGTTGATGGAGATCAGAACCAGTAAGGATAAGATTAAAGTCCGCTATACCCAGAGCCTCCGCAACCGTATGGAAGTTCGTAAGGTTCATAGTGACATAGAAGAGATATTCAGTAATGATTCTTCCCTTGATATTCGGATTGCCAGGAAATAG
- a CDS encoding DUF86 domain-containing protein, with translation MEPEILIAKLESLSRCILRIESKCPENSQSLKEDLDLQDIIVINLERAVQQCVDTGLHILSDYNGSPINSMADVFQSLAGNKIISEKLAGNLIAAVGFRNIAVHEYRSIDWNIVWTIINDNLSDFRDFQKALLHLIH, from the coding sequence ATGGAACCTGAAATACTTATAGCCAAGTTGGAATCCCTGAGCCGCTGTATCCTCAGAATCGAAAGTAAATGCCCCGAGAATAGTCAAAGTCTCAAAGAAGATCTCGATTTACAGGACATTATCGTTATAAATCTGGAAAGGGCCGTACAGCAATGTGTTGATACGGGCCTCCATATCTTGAGCGATTATAACGGTTCACCCATAAACAGTATGGCAGATGTGTTCCAATCCCTGGCAGGAAACAAGATCATCAGCGAAAAATTGGCAGGGAATCTTATTGCCGCCGTCGGTTTCCGTAACATTGCCGTCCACGAATACAGATCCATTGACTGGAATATCGTGTGGACCATAATAAATGACAATCTCAGTGATTTCAGGGACTTTCAGAAAGCCCTTCTTCATTTGATCCATTGA
- a CDS encoding CotH kinase family protein has translation MGHKLPDKIIILFLTLLIGSLLGGCGEFVGILDSHNPDTGLSEFRLYLSDDQFNTLQDSVSLDIYAHCRYESNEGEGRGEMRIRGFTSRMLPKKSFTLRREVNGEEIKIALDAGGAPWISYSLIMYAYSLAGLPYLELSPISLFMNDEYLGYYNQLPLYDESVDDYFGEKGELYKIRAFDLGRDVPAESMSEKKYPHDDNFSSLNRYLVNAAHMSTEDWVDWAEANVDLEDLAAYMVIRDYFGMADTYETNFYVYAGDKYRILPWDNDHYYQYTPVGGNNILTTRMLESEEFQDIYRDLFNRYFLQAGDNNIIDQLEGYSESLYSLLGAAVDVEPFFYLTSDAFEAEKQSIEVFFNTRTSDILSDPYWADFFTDPDDASR, from the coding sequence ATGGGGCATAAGCTTCCAGATAAGATTATAATCCTCTTCTTAACCCTTTTAATCGGGTCGCTTCTCGGCGGCTGCGGTGAGTTTGTGGGAATCCTGGATTCCCATAACCCTGATACCGGACTCTCTGAGTTCAGACTTTACCTCTCTGATGATCAATTTAATACTCTTCAGGATTCGGTTTCACTGGACATATATGCCCACTGCCGCTATGAGAGTAATGAGGGAGAGGGCAGGGGAGAGATGCGGATACGAGGCTTTACCTCAAGGATGCTCCCCAAGAAGTCTTTTACCCTGCGCAGAGAGGTCAATGGTGAAGAGATAAAAATTGCACTGGATGCGGGAGGAGCTCCCTGGATCTCCTACTCACTTATCATGTATGCCTACTCCCTGGCAGGCCTGCCTTACCTTGAACTCTCACCCATAAGCCTCTTCATGAACGATGAATATCTGGGATATTACAACCAGCTCCCCCTATACGATGAATCTGTGGATGATTATTTCGGAGAAAAGGGTGAACTTTATAAAATCAGGGCCTTTGATCTGGGCAGGGATGTTCCAGCAGAGTCTATGTCTGAGAAAAAATATCCCCATGATGATAATTTCTCATCCCTGAACCGTTATCTTGTCAATGCGGCTCATATGTCCACAGAAGACTGGGTAGACTGGGCTGAAGCTAATGTTGATCTTGAAGATCTGGCTGCCTATATGGTTATTCGTGATTATTTCGGCATGGCCGATACCTATGAAACCAACTTCTATGTATATGCAGGAGATAAATACCGTATTCTCCCCTGGGATAACGATCACTATTATCAATACACCCCTGTGGGTGGGAACAATATTCTAACCACCCGTATGCTCGAATCCGAGGAGTTTCAGGACATCTACAGGGATCTATTTAATAGATACTTTCTTCAGGCGGGAGATAACAATATAATTGATCAACTGGAAGGGTATTCTGAGAGTTTGTATTCTCTTTTAGGAGCTGCTGTTGATGTGGAACCCTTCTTTTATCTGACATCTGACGCATTTGAAGCAGAAAAGCAAAGTATTGAGGTCTTTTTTAATACAAGAACAAGCGATATACTGAGTGACCCTTACTGGGCGGATTTCTTCACTGATCCGGATGATGCATCAAGATGA